In Acidobacteriaceae bacterium, the following are encoded in one genomic region:
- a CDS encoding HisA/HisF-related TIM barrel protein, giving the protein MLIPSIDLMGGKIVQLVQGEKLKLSFDDFDYWIERFSKYPMVQLIDLDAAMRQGDNRELVEMIAKRLPVQVGGGLKTADDAKKLLDAGAKRVIFGSSLFGAAEEGEKRRHKLIKLEFAESLKKELGEDVLCFSVDTKGGNVAVRGWKETVSLTPEEAVTWLEDSCAAFLYTHVDTEGTMSGFPMDVAAILRSTTAKQLIVAGGIKEQAEVDSLDAMGVDAVAGMAVYSGAMDA; this is encoded by the coding sequence ATGCTGATTCCTTCGATTGATTTGATGGGCGGGAAGATCGTCCAGTTGGTGCAGGGCGAAAAGCTCAAGCTCTCGTTTGATGATTTTGATTACTGGATCGAGCGTTTCTCGAAGTACCCGATGGTGCAGTTGATCGACCTAGACGCCGCGATGCGGCAGGGTGACAACCGCGAACTCGTCGAGATGATCGCCAAGCGCCTGCCCGTGCAGGTGGGCGGCGGCCTGAAGACTGCAGACGACGCGAAGAAGCTGCTCGATGCTGGCGCAAAGCGCGTGATCTTTGGCTCCTCGCTCTTCGGTGCTGCCGAAGAAGGCGAGAAGCGTCGCCACAAGCTCATCAAGCTGGAGTTTGCCGAGAGCCTGAAGAAGGAGCTTGGCGAAGACGTGCTCTGCTTCTCCGTGGACACCAAGGGCGGCAACGTCGCCGTTCGCGGATGGAAGGAAACCGTCTCGCTGACGCCCGAAGAGGCCGTCACCTGGCTGGAAGACTCCTGCGCAGCGTTCCTCTACACCCACGTCGACACCGAAGGCACGATGAGCGGTTTCCCCATGGACGTAGCGGCCATCCTGCGCTCCACCACGGCGAAGCAGTTGATCGTCGCCGGTGGCATCAAGGAGCAGGCCGAAGTGGACTCGCTGGACGCGATGGGCGTCGATGCCGTTGCCGGCATGGCGGTGTACTCAGGCGCGATGGACGCCTAA
- the hisF gene encoding imidazole glycerol phosphate synthase subunit HisF, with the protein MLTKRVIACLDVRGGRVVKGIQFVDIIDAGDPAELAHRHAAAGADEIVLLDITATHEGRGTLLDTVKRTAEKLFVPFTVGGGIRSAEDAAAVFNAGADKVSINSSAIVRPELIGEIGGSFGAQAVIVAIDARREGKDPHEAEVFVSGGRKPTGRRVVEWAQEAEQRGAGEILLTSMDTDGMRNGFDCELTAAVSEAVQIPVIASGGAGNAAHFADVFTRGKADAALAASIFHFGITDSRALKAEVAKSGVPMRLPC; encoded by the coding sequence AAAGGCATCCAGTTTGTGGACATCATCGACGCGGGTGATCCGGCGGAGTTAGCACACCGCCATGCCGCTGCCGGAGCCGACGAGATCGTGCTGCTCGACATTACCGCAACGCATGAAGGCCGCGGAACACTGCTCGACACAGTGAAGCGCACGGCAGAGAAGCTATTCGTGCCGTTCACCGTGGGCGGAGGCATTCGCTCTGCAGAGGATGCTGCGGCGGTCTTCAACGCAGGTGCGGACAAGGTCTCGATCAACTCCAGCGCGATTGTGCGGCCGGAGCTAATCGGCGAGATCGGCGGCAGTTTTGGTGCGCAGGCCGTGATCGTGGCAATCGATGCGCGGCGCGAAGGCAAAGATCCGCATGAAGCGGAAGTCTTCGTAAGCGGCGGACGCAAACCAACCGGACGGCGCGTCGTCGAGTGGGCCCAGGAGGCCGAGCAACGTGGCGCTGGCGAGATTCTTCTGACGAGCATGGACACCGACGGCATGCGCAACGGCTTCGACTGCGAACTCACCGCAGCGGTCAGCGAAGCGGTGCAGATTCCCGTAATCGCCTCTGGCGGTGCGGGAAATGCAGCGCACTTTGCCGATGTGTTCACGCGCGGCAAGGCCGATGCCGCTCTGGCGGCGAGCATCTTCCACTTCGGCATTACGGACTCACGCGCGTTGAAGGCTGAAGTAGCCAAGAGCGGTGTGCCGATGAGGCTGCCTTGCTGA